The genome window TGGATTTCTTGGCGTCGAAGAGTTCCTTCTGAATTTCGACGGTCTCCCGACGCGCTTGGGGACGGAGGTTATCAGCCATGCGGCTCTCACAAAGGTTGCTCTTGCGGCCGGCGGCATTGGCACGGCGCAGAGCACCGGCTGCCGCTGCAGCGCGCAAGACGGTTAGCCATGCTTAACAAAACTCGACTACAAATGCAAATGCCCATCACCACGCGACACTATTACATTCAACCGGGTGAGCAAGCGTAATGGCAGGCCTAATTTAGCAGGCCGTTGGCGCGATACCAATCGGCGGTAATCTTCAGCCCGGTGTCCAGGTTGACCTGCGGTTGGTATCCCAGCAGCCGGCGGGCTTTGGAAATGTCGAAGGCGCGATCCTTCACGAAGAAATCGACGCGCCGGCGGTAAATGGGGGGCTCGATGCGAAGGGGTTTGCAGACCAGCTCACACAGCCATCCGGCCATCCAGACCGGCCACACCGGAAAATGCTTGTGCGGCGCCGGCACCTCCAGCGCGCGGGCAATACGCTCGACCAACTCGTTCAAGCTGGTGTACTCACTGCCGCCGATGGTAAACACCTGGCTGAGCGCTTCCGGTTTCTCACCGGCCAGCGTGATGCCGGCCGCCAAATCTTCGACGTAGGTCATGTGATACAACACTTCGCCGCTGCCGAACATGCGGAATCTGCCGTTGTTCACAAACTTGAAGATCTTGAGAAAGCGCCGGTCGCCGGGGCCGTAAATGCCGACCGGCCGCACGACCACGCCAGGCAGGCGGTGTTCTTCGAAGAAACGCCGCGCCAGCTTCTCGCCCTCGAGTTTGGATTCTTGATAAACGTCGCCCGGCGCATAGGGCGCTTCTTCGGTCGCCGGCGGGTTCTTGATGTCTCCCTGCACGCCGACCGTGCTGCAGTGCACAAATCGCCGAACATTGGAGCGCACCGCCGCCTGCAGCAAATGGCGGGTGCCTTCCACATTCACCTGCCAAAAATACTTGTTGGGCACGCCCTCGGTGCGATAGGCGGCGGCAATGTGATAAACCGTCTCGACGCCCTTCATGGCGGCACGCAAGTCATTCGCGCTGTCGGCGTCGGCAAAGTTGCCATACGCCATCTCGACCTCGAGCTCTTTGAGCAGCGCAAGGTCGCTCGCTTTGCGCACCAAGCCGCGCACGTGATAACCGCGCTGCAGAAGGTGTTTACACAGGTAACTGCCGGTGAAGCCGTTGGCACCGGTGACCAGCACTTTTGCTGACATGAAATCCTCAGGAATCGAACTGCAGGCCCACCGCCTCACCCACCGCGCCACGGGTGCAAGTCCCGCATTCAGCGCCGCGCCTGGGCCGTTTCATTTGCGGCAGAACGCCATCAGGTGCCAGCCCAGTGGCCGCACCAGAAACGTGGGCATGAGATTGAAGCCCGGCACGAAGAGGCCGTTGTAGAGCACCGCCTTCCAGCCTTTGTGCAGCCGGCTTGCCACCGGAAAGCGCTCCGGCACCAGGCGCACGCGGGCAAATGGTGCGAGCAGGGCTTTGAATTCGGCGATCGAATATTTGTTCAACACGGGCGCATCTTCATGCTCGAGATCGACCTTCATGATTTTCGACATGGCGTTCAGCCAGGAGAGGCGATTGTAGACCATCATGATGGCCTCGCCGCCCGGCTTGAGGACGCGGTGCAGCTCCTGCACCATGGCCGCGGCCTCCGCGGTGTATTGCAGCACGCCGTGGGCATAAACCACGTCGAACGAGTCGTTCTCAAACTCCAGCGCCTCGCCGTCCATCACGTAAAACTCGCCGGCCGCACCGTTGAGCTGGAAGTTTTTCCGCGCCAGGTCGATGGATTGTTGCGCCAGGTCCACGCCGGTGACGAGTGCGCCGCCTTTGGCAAAGCGCAGCAGATCAATGCCGAGGCCGCAGCCCACTTCCAAAATCCGCCGGTCGCGATAGCCGTTGAAATTCACCACCTCGGGCAGATAGCGCAGCTTGTCGAAACGGTACTCATCCAAGTCCCGAAAGAAGCCAGCGGTGCCGGGCGGATGCTTGGCCACGGCAAGATCGTGAATATGGGCATTCCAGTAGGCGGCGATGGCCTGCAGCAATTCGCGGTTGCGGGCCGTTTTCGCCGGCGGGCGCACGGCGGTTTTGTTGCGTGCCGTTGGGGCGGTGAGAAGATCGGTCATAAGGATCCAAGGGTTTTTGGGCGTCTTGTCGGAGGCCTCAAGGGAATTCAGTTGCGGTGCCCAAATTCTGTTTAGAAATGCTCGGCCGTGGTGAAGATCGGCTTCAGCGCCCGATGCAGGCGCAACGGCGACATGCGCTGCACCGCCAAAGTCAACGGCACCACGCATTCGAAGAAGCCGGCCGGCACTTCCTGGCGCGCGATGCGGCCGCGCACTTCACGGGCGCGGCGGCCATACCAAATCTCTTCGAAGCGCTGTTCGCGAATGTTGCCCATCAGCTCGGTTTCCAGCGGATCCGGATAAATGTTGCCCCAGGGATCGATGCTGGCGAAGGCAAAGCCCGCGATGCTGTGCTGCTGCCAGAGGCGGTGCGGCTGCTCGGCGAAGGCGGCAAACTGGCGATAGTAGTCGCGATTCATCGGCAGAAGTTCGCCGTACATTTTGAGCACACGATCCACCATGGTTTGCAGCGTCGCGGCGTCACCCGGGCCGAGCGCCAGCTCCTCGTCGACGCGATAGCGCACTTTGGGCAGATGCAACGCGGGCTGGAAGGACAGGCCCTCGAGCGCGCGCGCTTTCACGAAGCGCGCCATGTTTTCGAGATCGTACAAATTGGCCTTGTTCATGGTGAAGGCGACGTAGATCTTGGGGCGGGCGTTGCTGCGCAGCGCCTTGAGATTCTCGATCGCCTGGCTGGCCAGCTCGAAATAGCCCTTGATGCCGCGCAACGAATCGTTGAGTTCTGGCGTGCTGCCGTCGAGCGAAATGTAGATCAAATCCAGGCCGGCGTCGATCAGCTTCTTGGCGCGGCGGTCGTTGATCAACAAGCCGTTGGACATCAAGGCGGTCGACAGGTGGTGGCCCTTGGCGCAGGCGATCAGCTCGAAAATGTCCTTGCGCAACAGCGGCTCGCCGCCGGTAAAGCACAGGTTCATCACGCCGTTTTCCGCGAGCTGCTTGATCAAGTCCATGCCCTCGGCGGTTGACAACACACGCGCATCGGGCGCCGCCTGCCAGCACTCGCAGGTGCGGCATCTGGCGTTGCACATGTAGTCGACTTCCCACGCCGCCTTGATCGGGCCGATGATCGGCTCGTGCTCGCCTTTGGCGAAGCGCAGGAGATTTTGGAGATGTTTGACCTGTTTGAGCATGGGTACGGCCTCAACTCAAATAATGGTCGTGCCAGATACCGAACACGGTGAGCGCCCACAAACGATGACTGTGATTTTCCACGCCGCGCAGATGCTCATCGACCAGCCGTCGCACATAAGCCGCATCGAAGAAGCCGTCGCGCTTCAGCCGCGCCGGCGACAGCACGTCGAGCATCAGCGGCCGCAGTTCCTGCTTGAGCCAGTTCTTGATGGGAATGCTGAACCCTTCCTTGCCGCGTTTGATGATCTGCGGCGGCAACAGCTCGGCCATGGCCTGCTTGAGGATCCACTTGGTTTGCTTGCCGCGCAGCTTGAGCGCGCTGGGGATGGTGGCGGCATACTCGACCACGCGATAATCCAGGAAGGGTGCGCGCGCCTCCAGTGAAGCGGCCATGCTCATACGGTCGACCTTCACCATGATGTCGTCGCAGAGATACGTTTTGATGTCAACATAAAGCTGGCGGTTGATCTCGTCCTGCGAATCGGCATGTTGAAAATGATGGCGCATGAAATCGTGCGCGCCGTGCTGCATATCGACCGCGCGCAGCGCCTCGCCGTAGAGCAGGCGCTTCTCCTGCGCCGCCAGAAAAATCATCCAGCGCACGTGTTGCAAATCCTCGGGATACTGCGTGCCTTCGACGAAGCGCTTGATCTTGTTGCAGGCGCCCTTCTTTTTCTCCGTCGGCGGCAGCAGCTTGGCGGCGGGCGACACCAGGCCGTGGCGTACGAAGGCCGGCAGCCGGCGATAGGCGCGATACATGCGATCGGCGCGATAGGCATCATAGCCGGCAAACAACTCGTCGCCGCCGTCGCCGCTCAGCACCACGGTCACATGCTCACGCGCCATTTTCGAAACGAGATAAGTGGGAAAGATCGAAAAATCGCCGAGTGGCTCATCCAGGTGGCGAACGAGTTTTTCGGTCAACTCCAGGGCATTGGGCCGCAGGATGAATTCTTTGTGATCGGTGCGGTAATGGCGCGCAATCTCGCGGGCATAATGCAGCTCGTTGTAGCTGCCCTCTTCGAAGCCGATGGAGAACGTCTTGACCGGCTGATCCATGGCGCGCGCCATCAGCGCCACGATGCAGCTCGAGTCGATGCCGCCGGAGAGAAACGCGCCGAGCGGCACTTCGCTCATCAAGCGGATCTTCACGGCATCCTGCAGCAGTTCCACCAAGCCCTGTTGCAGTTCGGCGGAATGATAGCCGTTCTCGCGAAAATGCAGATCCCAATAGCGGCGCAGCTCGGTTTTGCCGTCGGCCTTGATCAAGAGCGAATGCCCGGCGGGCAGTTTCTTGAGGTCGGCAAGGATGGTGTGCGGCGCAGGCACATATTCATAGGTGAGATAGAGATCCAATGCCTCCGGCGAAATCCGGCGCGGCACGCCCTGCGCCTGCAGAATGCTTTTCATTTCGGAAGCAAAGATGAACCGATCGCGCCCGGCGTAGTAGTACAGCGGCTTTTTGCCCAGGCGGTCGCGCGAGAGAAACAGCGAGCGCCGGCGCGTGTCCCAGATGGCAAAGCCGAACATGCCGTTGAGTTTGGATGGGCACTCCACGCCATATTCCTCGTAGGCATGCACGATCGCTTCGGTGTCGGACCTGGTTTTGAAGCGGTGGCCGCGGCGTTCCAGCTCGGCGCGCAGTTCGAGATAGTTGTAGATCTCGCCGTTGAAGACGATCCAGAGCGTGCCGTCTTCGTTGCTGATCGGCTGCTGGCCGCTGGACAAGTCGATGATGCTGAGGCGGCGCATGGCCATGCCGATCTGCTCGTGGTGATAGAAGCCTTCTTCATCCGGGCCGCGGTGAAAAATGGCGTCGTTCATCCGGCGCAATTCTTCCGGCGCGATCGCAGCGGACGGCGAAAAGGTCATGATTCCGCAAATACCGCACATGAATCTTCACTACCTCGGCAATGAGTCCATTTCCCTGCCCCTGTCAGCGGCCGGGAGGCCGCGGCCGGCAGTGGGCTTTGTTGTGGCCTTGCTCCGCTGGCGCTGCCGTGCTGCCCATCTCCGCCGCCGGGCACGCGTCACACGGTCACGACGGCTGCCTGGAGGAATGCGATTGGAGATAATCGTAGACCTCCGCAGTCTTGCGCAAATAAGCCGCGTAGCTGTATTCCTGCTCGGCGAGCGCGCGCGCTTTGCGACCGAGCGCCTCACCGAATTGCCGGTCACGCAACACGCGCAACAGGCCGCCGGCGAACGCCTCGGGTTTGCAGTCGGTCAGCACCGCCACCTCCGAGTTCAAAACCTGCGTGTGGGTGAGATGATTGGTGGCGACGATCGGCACGCCGGAACGCAGATAGGAGTAAATCTTGAGCGGCGTATTGTTGCCTTCCAGCCGCGGCGAAACCAGCACCTGCGCCAAGCGCATGAACTGCGGGATTTCCTCCGGCGGCCGCTGGCCGGTGAAAATGAATTTGTCGCTCACCCCCAACTGTCTGGCCTTCTCCTGATTGTCGCGCACTTGCTCCGGCTTGCCGCCCACCACGAGAAAACGGGTTTGCGGCTGTTCCTTCACCACCCGCGGGCTGGAGGCAATCAGCAATTCCAAGCCTTGATAGGGTTCGAGTGTGCCGGTGTACAACACCACCGTCTCACCATTGAGGCGGTAACGTTGCTTGAGCTCGTGCGCTTCGACCGGCGCGGCAAACACTTCGCTGTTGTCGGCAACGTTTTCGATGAGCTTGTTGAACTTGCCGGGGAAGCGCTCGCGCACGTAGTGATAAAGCTCCGGGCAAATGGTGATCACCGCCTGGGCGCTGTTGATGGTGGCGGCTTCCAGCCGCTCGAAGGTGCGCACCAGCAGGGGGTTTTGGCTGTATTTGAAATTCGATAATTGCTGCGGCAGGCTGGAATGCATGTCATAAAGATGGGGCAGGCCGTATCGTCGGCTCAGGCGAATGCCCATGAAACCGGCTTCCTCGTGGGTGTGCAGCAAATCATAGCGGTTCTGCTGCAACAGCGCGAGGGCGCGGCGATAGACAAGAACATCCAGGAGCAGCTTGGGCACGGAAGGCCCAATGGCAATTTCTTTGATGAACTTCACCGCCGCGGCGCGTTGAATCTGCACGTTTTCAATCTCGACATTCTGGCCGAGGTGATAGGTGACCAGGTCGATCTTGTGGCCCAAACGGGAGAGGGCGTGCAAACGATGCAGAACGCTGAACGGCGTGCCGCGGGGCTGAAAAAAGGGCTGGGGCGCAATCATCAAGACATACATAAGGATCTGGCCAATCGTCTCTGCAAATGAATCCTGAGCGTGAACCTGCTCTCACATTTTTAGCAACACTGATGCCAGTACCAGTGCCCGAAATTCGTGCAGCGGGGGGGCGATTTACAGCGGTTTGGGCGCGATTTGGAGGTGAAACCAGCGGAGGAGGTGGCCTGAGGTGTTCGGCGCGTGTGCCAGCCTGAAACGATGTATTTGTGTGACACACGTAAAAAAGGGGTGGCAGCCATGCCGGAACTCGGCCTCCTTCCGCCCTGCACCGGCGCCCGCTCAAAAATCCTGATGCTACACTCCTGCGCGATGATGTGGGATCGTTATTGAGCGTTTGCCGGAAGCCGATTGCAGAAGGCATCCCTGCGATCCGGATCAGCCTGCCACCCCGTGCTGTTGTCTTGCGTCAACGGCCGACGCTGAAGTACTTGATGCCTTTGTCGGTCATTTTGTGCGGCTCATAGATGTTGCGCAGGTCGATCACCAGCGGCGTGCGCAACAAAGCCTTGACCTTGTCCAGGTCGAGGCTGCGGAATTGATTCCATTCGGTGATGAAAACCAGCGCGTCCGCGCCTTCCATGATTTCATAAGCGTCTTTGCCGTAGGCCACCTGGGGCAGCACCTTGCGGGCCTCGGCGACGGCCACGGGATCGTAGGCACGAACCACGGCACCCTCTTCGAGCAGGGTGCGGATGATGTCCACCGCCGGCGCTTCGCGCATGTCGTCGGTGTTGGGCTTGAACGAAAGTCCCAGCACGGCGATGGTTTTGCCCTTCACGCTGCCGGTCGCCTGTTTGATCTTCTGCACCATGATGCGGCGCTGCTGCTCGTTCACCCGCACCGCGGCCTCGACGATTTGAAACCGGTAGTCATGCTGCTGCGCGATGGCGAGCAAGGCGCGTGTATCTTTGGGAAAGCAGGAGCCGCCATAGCCCGGGCCGGCATGCAAAAACTTGGTGCCGATGCGGTTGTCCAATCCCATGCCTTTGGCCACGTCATGCACGTCCGCGCCCACCCGCTCGCACACATTGGCGACTTCATTGATGAAGCTCACCTTGGTGGCCAGGAAAGCGTTGGCGGCGTACTTGGTCAACTCGGCGCTGGCGAGATTGGTCATCACGATCGGGGTTTCGATCAAGTAAAGCGGCGAATACAGATCTTTCATGATCGCCATGGCCTCGCTGTCTTCCGTGCCGATGACCACCCGGTTGGGCCGCATGAAGTCCTCGATGGCCGAGCCTTCCCGCAAGAACTCGGGATTGGAAACCACGGAAAAATGAATGGGCGAGGGTTGGTTCGCCTGGATCACTTTCTTGATCCATTTGCCGGCGCCCACCGGCACGGTGCTCTTGTTGACGATGACTTTGTAGCCATTCATGAAACGGGCGATGTCTTTGGCCACCGCCTCGACGTAACGCAAGTCGGCGGAGCCGTCTTCGGCCGGCGGCGTGCCGACGGCAATGAAGATGACCAGGGCGTTCTCCACCGCGCGCTTCAAATCCGTGGTGAAGGAAAGCCGGCCGGCCTTCACGTTCTGCGCCACCAGCGCGTCCAGGCCGGGTTCATAGATCGGTATCTCGCCGGCTTGCAGCTTGGTGATTTTCGTTTGATCGTTGTCGACGCAGACCACTTCATTGCCGAATTCGGCAAAGCAGGTACCGGTCACCAGACCGACGTAGCCCGTGCCGATCATGCAGATGTGCATACCCGTCCTCGCTAGGTTGTCTCATTCACAGCAGGTCAATTGAATACCGGCAAAGGCGTGCCGCTGCAGAGGGCAGGAACGCGGCGCCGGCAATCTTCGGAGGCGGCCTCAGCTCGCGCCGTAACCGAACAGGACGACGAACACGGTCTTGGCCATGATCTTGAAATCCAGCCAGAGCGACCAGTTGTCGATATACTCCATGTCCATCTCCATCCACTTCTCGAAGCCGATGTGATTGCGGCCGCTCACCTGCCAGATGCAGGTCAATCCCGGTTTCAGCGAAAGCCGGCGGCGTTGCCACTGTTTGTACAACTCGACCTCGACCGCGAGCGGCGGCCGCGGCCCGACAAAGCTCATGTCGCCCATCAGCACGTTGAACAATTGCGGCAGCTCATCGAGCGACGATTTGCGCAGAATGCGGCCCACCGTGGTGATGCGGGGATCACGTTTGATCTTGAACACCGGGCCGTCCATCTCATTCATCTTTTCCAGCTCGCGTTTACGCATCTCGGCGTTGGCGATCATGGAGCGGAATTTGTAGAGCGTGAAGGTCCGGCCGTTCATGCCGCACCGGGCTTGTTTGAACAGCACCGGACCGCGCGAGGTGAGCTTGATGGCCAGCGCGATCAGCACGAACACCGGCGACAGCAGCAGAATCAACACCAGTGCCAGCACCACGTCCAGCACGCGCTTCACGAACAACTGCCAGGCCTGCGCGCTGAAGGTCTCGAACTCCAGCAAGGGAAAGCCGCTGAAGTCGGTCTGCCGCACCGTGGCGATACGCAGGTTGTAGAGATCCATCGAAATGCTGGTGGGAATGCCCTCACGTTCGCAGGCGAGAATGGCGTCATCGATGCGGTTGAGCCACAGCCGCGGCACCACGAAGATCACCCGGTCGATGACTTTGCGATGAATGATGAAAGGAATATCCTGCAGCCGGCCGAGCACGCGATAGCCTTCGATCTCCTTGCCGAACATGCCGTGCTCGTCGTCGATCAGGCCGACGATACTAAGCCCCCAGGAGGAATGCGACTTCACGGTGCGGATGAACTCACGCGCGCGCTTGCCGGTGCCCACGATCAACAGATTGATGTGATTGTAGCCGCGGCTGTGGATGTAATCGAGGAACTGGTTGAGCAGATAACGCTCGAACAGCAGCAGGATGACGGCAATGGCCCAAAAGGTGGCGATGAACAGACGGCTGGTGAGAAACAACTGGAAGGCGAAAATGGGGGTGCCGACCATCAACAGCGTGGCCACGCCGGCGATGAAAATCTGCCAGATGCTGCGCGCCAGCGTCTTGGTGCGAAAATCACGGTAAGCGCCGATGAAGGTGAGCGTGGCGATCCAAATCAGCAGGCAAAACCCGATGAGCACGCGGTTCTTGTGCGTGAAATAGAACAACCCCTCCAAATCGGGCGATACGGCGAAAGCCATTTCACCGAGATTATAGGCCTCACGCAGGTGAAAGCTGACAAAATAGGAAATGATGAACGCGAACAGAATCACGCCCGCGTCAATCATCCTGACCAGATTGCTGAGAAACGCCTGTTTCTCCCGAACCATGTTGAAACCTCACCTTCCTGGGCCGCGCGCTCCCGTTGCCGGGAATTTACTTTTGCACGGGATGGTTCTGCCGATACCATTCCACGAATTGCCGCACCCCCTCCTGAATCTCCACCCGGGGCGCGTAACCGATTTCCCGCTGCGCCTTGGTAATGTCCGCAAATGTGATGGGGACATCGCCGGGCTGCGGCGGCAGATGCTCGATGACGGCGCGCTTGCCTAAATATTCCTGAATCAAACGGATCAGCGAGAGCAAGTCGATCGTGCGCGATTCGCCCAGATTATAAACGTGATAGGAAGTGCAATGGCTGATGGCGGCCTCGATGCCGTCGACAATATCGGAAATGAAGGTGTAGTCGCGCTGGCTCGAGCCGTCGCCGTAGACCGTGACCCGTTCGCCGTTGGCGATCATGCGGGTGAATTTGTGAATCGCCATGTCCGGGCGCTGGC of bacterium contains these proteins:
- a CDS encoding NAD-dependent epimerase/dehydratase family protein, encoding MSAKVLVTGANGFTGSYLCKHLLQRGYHVRGLVRKASDLALLKELEVEMAYGNFADADSANDLRAAMKGVETVYHIAAAYRTEGVPNKYFWQVNVEGTRHLLQAAVRSNVRRFVHCSTVGVQGDIKNPPATEEAPYAPGDVYQESKLEGEKLARRFFEEHRLPGVVVRPVGIYGPGDRRFLKIFKFVNNGRFRMFGSGEVLYHMTYVEDLAAGITLAGEKPEALSQVFTIGGSEYTSLNELVERIARALEVPAPHKHFPVWPVWMAGWLCELVCKPLRIEPPIYRRRVDFFVKDRAFDISKARRLLGYQPQVNLDTGLKITADWYRANGLLN
- a CDS encoding class I SAM-dependent methyltransferase, which produces MTDLLTAPTARNKTAVRPPAKTARNRELLQAIAAYWNAHIHDLAVAKHPPGTAGFFRDLDEYRFDKLRYLPEVVNFNGYRDRRILEVGCGLGIDLLRFAKGGALVTGVDLAQQSIDLARKNFQLNGAAGEFYVMDGEALEFENDSFDVVYAHGVLQYTAEAAAMVQELHRVLKPGGEAIMMVYNRLSWLNAMSKIMKVDLEHEDAPVLNKYSIAEFKALLAPFARVRLVPERFPVASRLHKGWKAVLYNGLFVPGFNLMPTFLVRPLGWHLMAFCRK
- a CDS encoding radical SAM protein; amino-acid sequence: MLKQVKHLQNLLRFAKGEHEPIIGPIKAAWEVDYMCNARCRTCECWQAAPDARVLSTAEGMDLIKQLAENGVMNLCFTGGEPLLRKDIFELIACAKGHHLSTALMSNGLLINDRRAKKLIDAGLDLIYISLDGSTPELNDSLRGIKGYFELASQAIENLKALRSNARPKIYVAFTMNKANLYDLENMARFVKARALEGLSFQPALHLPKVRYRVDEELALGPGDAATLQTMVDRVLKMYGELLPMNRDYYRQFAAFAEQPHRLWQQHSIAGFAFASIDPWGNIYPDPLETELMGNIREQRFEEIWYGRRAREVRGRIARQEVPAGFFECVVPLTLAVQRMSPLRLHRALKPIFTTAEHF
- the asnB gene encoding asparagine synthase (glutamine-hydrolyzing): MTFSPSAAIAPEELRRMNDAIFHRGPDEEGFYHHEQIGMAMRRLSIIDLSSGQQPISNEDGTLWIVFNGEIYNYLELRAELERRGHRFKTRSDTEAIVHAYEEYGVECPSKLNGMFGFAIWDTRRRSLFLSRDRLGKKPLYYYAGRDRFIFASEMKSILQAQGVPRRISPEALDLYLTYEYVPAPHTILADLKKLPAGHSLLIKADGKTELRRYWDLHFRENGYHSAELQQGLVELLQDAVKIRLMSEVPLGAFLSGGIDSSCIVALMARAMDQPVKTFSIGFEEGSYNELHYAREIARHYRTDHKEFILRPNALELTEKLVRHLDEPLGDFSIFPTYLVSKMAREHVTVVLSGDGGDELFAGYDAYRADRMYRAYRRLPAFVRHGLVSPAAKLLPPTEKKKGACNKIKRFVEGTQYPEDLQHVRWMIFLAAQEKRLLYGEALRAVDMQHGAHDFMRHHFQHADSQDEINRQLYVDIKTYLCDDIMVKVDRMSMAASLEARAPFLDYRVVEYAATIPSALKLRGKQTKWILKQAMAELLPPQIIKRGKEGFSIPIKNWLKQELRPLMLDVLSPARLKRDGFFDAAYVRRLVDEHLRGVENHSHRLWALTVFGIWHDHYLS
- a CDS encoding glycosyltransferase family 4 protein, whose translation is MYVLMIAPQPFFQPRGTPFSVLHRLHALSRLGHKIDLVTYHLGQNVEIENVQIQRAAAVKFIKEIAIGPSVPKLLLDVLVYRRALALLQQNRYDLLHTHEEAGFMGIRLSRRYGLPHLYDMHSSLPQQLSNFKYSQNPLLVRTFERLEAATINSAQAVITICPELYHYVRERFPGKFNKLIENVADNSEVFAAPVEAHELKQRYRLNGETVVLYTGTLEPYQGLELLIASSPRVVKEQPQTRFLVVGGKPEQVRDNQEKARQLGVSDKFIFTGQRPPEEIPQFMRLAQVLVSPRLEGNNTPLKIYSYLRSGVPIVATNHLTHTQVLNSEVAVLTDCKPEAFAGGLLRVLRDRQFGEALGRKARALAEQEYSYAAYLRKTAEVYDYLQSHSSRQPS
- a CDS encoding UDP-glucose/GDP-mannose dehydrogenase family protein, coding for MHICMIGTGYVGLVTGTCFAEFGNEVVCVDNDQTKITKLQAGEIPIYEPGLDALVAQNVKAGRLSFTTDLKRAVENALVIFIAVGTPPAEDGSADLRYVEAVAKDIARFMNGYKVIVNKSTVPVGAGKWIKKVIQANQPSPIHFSVVSNPEFLREGSAIEDFMRPNRVVIGTEDSEAMAIMKDLYSPLYLIETPIVMTNLASAELTKYAANAFLATKVSFINEVANVCERVGADVHDVAKGMGLDNRIGTKFLHAGPGYGGSCFPKDTRALLAIAQQHDYRFQIVEAAVRVNEQQRRIMVQKIKQATGSVKGKTIAVLGLSFKPNTDDMREAPAVDIIRTLLEEGAVVRAYDPVAVAEARKVLPQVAYGKDAYEIMEGADALVFITEWNQFRSLDLDKVKALLRTPLVIDLRNIYEPHKMTDKGIKYFSVGR
- a CDS encoding sugar transferase — its product is MVREKQAFLSNLVRMIDAGVILFAFIISYFVSFHLREAYNLGEMAFAVSPDLEGLFYFTHKNRVLIGFCLLIWIATLTFIGAYRDFRTKTLARSIWQIFIAGVATLLMVGTPIFAFQLFLTSRLFIATFWAIAVILLLFERYLLNQFLDYIHSRGYNHINLLIVGTGKRAREFIRTVKSHSSWGLSIVGLIDDEHGMFGKEIEGYRVLGRLQDIPFIIHRKVIDRVIFVVPRLWLNRIDDAILACEREGIPTSISMDLYNLRIATVRQTDFSGFPLLEFETFSAQAWQLFVKRVLDVVLALVLILLLSPVFVLIALAIKLTSRGPVLFKQARCGMNGRTFTLYKFRSMIANAEMRKRELEKMNEMDGPVFKIKRDPRITTVGRILRKSSLDELPQLFNVLMGDMSFVGPRPPLAVEVELYKQWQRRRLSLKPGLTCIWQVSGRNHIGFEKWMEMDMEYIDNWSLWLDFKIMAKTVFVVLFGYGAS